GCTCTCCAATTGTATGCCTGCAGTCTAGTGACTGGAGCCTGTGGTATGGGATGTCATGGGCCTAAGCTTAGtgctctcctccttcttcctgtgGTCTCACACATCTTTGTTGCAGCTGCTGCGACAACACTGATACCTTTTCCCAAAGAAGAAATCCAGGAGCTGTCATTTCTTTTTTGCTCTGGGGCACACTGGCAATGAATTATATTGTTGCTAcggcttcttttctttttccatgtatGTTTCTTTTCCCCGAAAGCATTGATTGGAATAGAAGCAAAACTACGGAAGCCAGGGAGGGTCCAGAAGCAATTCTTTTCTTTGCACTCTGGTTATATACAAAATTTGGAATCTGAGTCTTTGCTTGTCTTTAATGTACTTTTGAGTAATATCGTTTAGGAGCAAACACCATAAACCACTTTCCAGGGAATAAGTATTAAACACACTAAAGAATATTTTTGAGTAGGTCTCTATAAAATCATATGTCCCATATATCTTCAGTCCTATAGGCACTATCCTAGAAGTAATCCCTATtcaactcaggccccatctatccTGCACTAAAATGTGGTATAGGGGGTGCATTATCATGAGGCATCCAAACGATACCTTATGATAATGCACATTAACATGGAATAAACCTAGAAATctatatttattccaaattaaaaTAACTCCAAAGGTCCAAACATTTcagtaaggtctggatctttgcaAGTGTGGGGCTGTGGAGACTGCTCCTAAGATCGCCATTCACAATCTCAAGATAAGTCTCCACAGCGACTCTGCCTCTATAGGTGCAAGCAGCCAACAAAGGAGGGATGGCAGTGCCGGCctgccctccctctcccccttccttcattGCACCTGTAAATGACATAAACAGAGCTTTTGAGGAGAAATTCCCCGTTTCCTCTCAAAAACTCCATTAATCTTTTAGAGACATCAGAGAGGAAGGATCAACTTTGAAAGTACAGTGCAGGAAGATTCACAGCCTTTTCCCGACTTATCAAAGGATTTACCAGTACGGTTCTTGAGCCTTTGAAACACCGAAGTCTTTAAATGTCACAGATTTCATTTTGACTCTTATCACACAGTTCCCAAACCTACTATATCTCCTTTCTTGAGGCCTAAAAATATGGTGTCGTAGAACTATCGATAGCCTAATTATCAGTGACATTTCCATCTTATGGAAACATATAACCAGATAACTCTGCCCCTTTGCATGACTTTACATTCAGTTCCAACATATATAAAGCATCCTGAGCCCTTCTCTCTGTACTCAACTGTAGCTGTCAATTTTGCCAACTTTTCCTCTTTCCAGAGTCAATATTAGAATTTCTTATGCAAACATTAATCTCTTTGGCTGCCCAGTGATGTTTCATTTCCATCTTCTTAAACAAACACATTTAGCCATCACCAGTGATATGGAAACAAGTAACAGAAGAGCCCCATTAAATTTGCATTGTATAATGTTCTGTTCCTAatacattttttctgcctaaattcCAATATAATTCAGAATGTGACCTTTACACCTGCTAGAATGAATGGGAgttttctcccatttttgctTATTTGGTCCTGGTGAGCTTCATCTTTGATGGTTTTAAAGTGACCACATTGACATCTATGACTTTAGagctgtgtgtctgtgtgtgtgtgattttttattGGTATAATATTTTTACTACAATATTATAAAATGGTGGTAATTGGAAAAGAAAGGATCAGTAGGAAAGACTGGTAGGTGGGACTACCCTCTGGGGGAGGGGAATATAAGGTATAGAATAGGGTGGAATGTGgacaatttggattttggaatatttcagattttggaattctgaataagggatgctcaacctgtataggGTTTTTATGCATTTCCTCCCTGTTGCATAATTTTATCCTATTAAAAGTGCATTTGTACAGAACCCAAATGCCTCCCCTTCACATTATGTGCAGATGCATTTTCTTTGTAATCAAAGCAAAatgtctttccatctttcctggATGCATTATTCATCTGAGGTACATAGTGTACGAGTGATATTTTTGCAGGAATGGAAAAGAACATCATATTATAGACAAAACAGCCTTTTGTTCTAAAAACAGGGATGCAAATTGAATGTGGATATagttaccaccaccaccatataTATGGAACATAAATTTTCATGCCCTGTCTGTAAACAACATTATACAAAGTAGGTTATAAAAACAGCAGGATTGAAAGTGTCtgtatatatacagtagagtcttgcttatccaacataaatgggccagcagaatattggataagccaaaatgttgtataataaggagggattaaggaaaaccttttttttcttgcagcaaccactgtttgtttttttggcagCAATACGCAACGGGCCTCTCCATGCACCAAGCATCCGCAGGAAGGGGCGAGATGCAGAGGGTGCAGGCCAGACATTGTGCCTGATGGGAAAAGTCTGTGCCAGCTGTGTCTTGCCACTCCCGGCATGCGCCCGGCACACAGAGAGGCCCACTGAGTGTTGCCGCCtagagaaacagctgtggatccatgCGGGAAGCAGACTGCATCGGATAATAcaaaatgtcggataagcgaagggtgaataagtgagactctactgtatttaaatCACACTTACTCAGAATAATCTAGAAAATGAGGGTTTTTGACTCTCGTAAGGAGAAGAAATGAACATGTTTGATTTTATGGGAACACAATGAGGTACTGAAAAAGTGAAGTCAGTTTTAGTAACAGCAGACAACCAGTGCATGCAAGGAAACATCTGGGAGCTAACAGTAATTGTGCTGCCACATATTAAGCAGCTGTCTACAGGATAGGGTAGGAAACTGACCCCTGCAAAGCTGAGAGGATGGTTTGTGTTTCTCCTTGCTTCTGAGTGTTCTTTTGTTCAAACAGCGCTTATCTCCACTTTCTTGTCAGCTTCCTCCAGAAGAGCAAAATTAAGGACATCCAGAAGatgctgtttttgtttatttgttcagttgcttccaactctttgtgacctcctggaccagcccatgtcagagctccctgtcagccatcaccacccccagcttcagagtcaagccagtcacttcaaggataccatccatccatattacccttggttggcccctcttccctttcccttcaattttccccggcaccattgtcttctccaagctttcctgtcttcccattatgtggtcaaagtacttcatctttgcctctaatatccagaGGATAGCCTGAATAAAATGTAATTTATGCACTGATAAAACCAAGCACCACCTGTGATTTACAGAATCCATAGATCATCTGTCTAACCTGAATTTGCATAATTGTTTAAGATAACCATTATGGAAATGGGTAATGGGAGAACTGCATCCTTTTGCATAATTTGAATAGCTCACTATTTTAATTCCAGATCTATTAAAAGGTATGCTACTGATCTGCTGCCTGCATTTCCTGTCTCAGCTCAATAGCTTTAGTAAAGCAAGTGAAGTCCTCCAGTATTGGAGAATCTGGAAGATTGAGGGATATGTCCCCTCTTTAGTTCATTGCTTTTTTGGTAACTACAGTTGTCTTGACCATCAGTGGACTAATCTCCAATGGCTTTATTGTTACAACAATTATCATTTAATTGACCAAATTTGGGAGTCTTGCTTCTATTGAACCGCTTTTTCTGAGTTTGAGTCTTTCCAGTTTTGGGACTGAAATTTCCATTTTTCATTGATGATTTCACAATACTTAGCTTCAAGCAAAACATGGCACTAAAATATTCTTCCCAGAGGTTTTCAAAGAAAAGTTCATATCAAGGCAACTGGGACAGTGCTCTCCTTGATGTTGGTTTATCTTTCATTTTTTGTGGTACAGACTTTGTCTATGACTACAGATATAACATACACTCAAAAATTCTTTATTTCAGCAGTGATGATGGCATATGCTCCTGTCCAGGCTGTCAATTTGGTGTTGAATAACTCCAAATTAAAGCAGGCATTAACTGTGATGGTTCAAAGAACAAAGCCTTAATTTGTGAGATCCAAAGTTGAtgcttggttttttgttttgtaattaaaaaattagtaaagaaacccccccccccacccccaaaaagaaagaaagaaaagaaaaactaaaatattatcaacaaacagcatcacagccGCGGTTCAATAATCAGCCTCAGGGATTTAGTAAATATATAAAGAAATTGATTAGGTGGCCATAAACTGGTACAGCTTGTTCATATATTTATTCCTGGCATGCTTGATTTTCCCCCCGAAATTGACACTGCCAATGCCATAGAGGAAAAGGTGGAACCAGATGAAGACTGATTTGCAAGGAAGAGaacaaaatgtttgaggaccaaaCTCAACGTGGTTTTGGATATTTAACTTGCTCAAACATTTTATGAGCACCCTTCACAGCATGGTGGGGCTGAACAAGATGATGTATGAGCAACAGCTTTTGTCATGTCTTGGAATGAGTCGTGCTAACTGGAATTACTCCCTACTGCACTAGCTGTTCTCACAGAGAGGAAAACGCTCACTGGTGCAAATGATAAAAGTAGCCACTCATACGCAGGTAAGAATCTGATTTCAATGGAGACTGTGACCACAAACTACATCCTTCATCCACCTGATGTTTAATATGCTATTTAAATAATGGCATCTAGGGCAGGAAAAACAATACATCCAATTTAAATGGTTCTCTCTGAACATGAACATTCTTTGGGTGGGTTTAGACTGACTTTCTGCTTCTTAAATACAGTAGAATTTATGACTGTGCCTTAGAGTTCAATTTCCAAATAGGAAACACAATGGGTGTCCATCCCAAAGAGAAGATGGGAAAAAAGCTGTCCCAATCTGAATTTGGGCAAATAAAATGTGTGGCCATCAACAAAATTTCAGTGCGGTATAGTACAAATATTTCATCGAATAATAGTCACACTTCCATGCTCCACTTTTGGTGGGAGAAagtgactattatgcaatttTGACTTTTACACGGTGAAAAAAGCACCATTCAAGGTGGAGGGCAGAGCATGGGATGCAAACGGTGCTAGTTCCTCGATCTGTCTCTCTGCTGATAATAGGGAAATTTAATTAATTCCTTGTAAAATAACTTAATATCAGCTTGTTGAAAGGCAATAAACCCTCTGTGAAAAGAACAGAAAGCTTTTACAAGCCTTTTCCTGGCatctaaagcagaggagagacaTCAAGCAACCAACCACATTCCTCACTCCCAGGAATTTAAAGGAGTAGCTGTAGAGAGAGCCATAAGACAACATTACTTACTGAAAAGGTATTGCCAACAGACGTCAAATTGGACTATTTAATGCTACTCATGAGTGAAATGTATCAATTAAACAATTATCAGAGACCTATGATCTTTAAAAAAGTatgccagaaatgaaagaaaaaggggaaacaaGAATTCAAAAAATATACAGCCAAACCTttggaagaagtggaagaaatgCTTAAATGATTTGGACTATGTATGGACATTGCCTATGATCAGACAGTTGCAAGAAAGCCAGAAGATGAATGCCTGCAGATGGAGAATGACAAGAACAAAccacaggaggaagaggaagcgagAGAAGATCTGGGGAATAAAACATGACAGAAAACAAGGAAGAAGGAATGGATGCAGACAAGAGCCATGgacaaaaaatcatttttttaaagatagcCCTCACGACCAAGGTCTGCTCCCTGTTATATAAGCTAGGTTCTGGTGCTCCCTTTGCCTGTTCACTTCTTCCCCACCGACTCTCAGTATAGGTTATGCACAGGCAGGCATTAGGGCCTGTGTCCTGCGTGTAATGACTTGACTGTCTTTTCCACAACATTTTGGCAATTTTTGCATGGGACCTAGATCTGCTTTGTGGCACCTGTGCATCCATTCACAGTCCGTTAGGAATTCCCTAATTGCAGCAACAGAGGTTAAATGGAAGTCAAGCTCAGCTTGTGAGCATCTGTTCTTGAATGGCAGAGGACCCATGTAGTGGTTTTTGCCCATGTGGATTCCCATTCCAGATGTACTCAGTATGTGGTCCGGATGCATTGGCTTGTATTAGTTGGCAGGTAAGTTGACTGATCTTTGGAATCAAGCTAAGTCTCTTAAGGTAAAATGTCAATAAATTATGTTTGCATTCATTTTGTTTGAAGTTGGTCCTCACCACTCAGTCCTTGAGAAGCCAATGTACTTGCCAGTACTAAAATCTTGTTCTATGTTGTCAAAATACAGTTGACCACAGCAGAACAGTAGTTGGTTTAAGCAGCAGCAAAAATAAACATATGGTCAGCAGTTGTGTCTCAGAACAGTTCAAGTAGCAGTCAGCAAGACAAGTAAAGTGGATTGCATCAGCAAAGCCTGCAGAAAGCTTTCCATTGATCTTCCTTAAGCCTGTTTATGTGATTCCAAGTATGTTAAAAAGGACACCACAGACCAGCTACCTACTCTTTAATTCAGCTCAGTCAATGTGGCCATTTGAACAAACACCACTTTATAACAGGGGCTGCAAAAACCAGACCAACAGGAGGCATGCCTTCACTCCAGATCTTTGTCTTTCTGCTAGCTGTAGCTGACTTGGTTCTTGCTGGACTCATCTCCAATGGCTTTATAGCGACAGTGACTATCAGGGAATGGACAAAATGCAGAAGACTTGCTTCCAGTGAAGAGATTTTTCTGAGCTTGGCTCTGTCTAATATTTGCAGCACCGTTTTATCAATTCTATATTTCTGGGGTACGTATAATAACTTCCCATTATTCAAAATATTTCCTGCTACATTTTTTGCCGCTGTGACCAGATTCTGGTTCACTGCCTGGCTCTGTGTCTTCTATTGCATCAAGATAGTGAATAGCACACATGCTTTCTTTCTTTGGTGCAAGATGAGGATATCATGGCTAATACCCCGGCTTCTTATAGGGTCTCTGGCCCtctccttttttgtttccttcattTCAGTAAGGATATTTCCTATTGAACTCCAAAGCAACACAACAGCAAATGCTACAAGCATCACTCAAGTAAAGTTGAAAGACTATCTGGGTCCTTTCcgtcttttatttttaattattggttCCGGCAGTCCCCTTattgtggttttattttgctCCATCATGGTTATTGCTTCACTCTCTAGGCATGTCTGTCGGATGGCAAGTACCACGTCCAGTTTTAAGGATCTCCAAACAGAAGCTCATATTAAAGCAGTTCGAATAGTGATCTTCCTTTTATTCCTTTATGTTTCCTATTTTATGGCACAGACCATTTCTTTGGTTGCACAAGTAGTGGATATGGAAAGGACTTTTATTTCAGTGGTGATGATAATGTATTCCCCTGCTCAAGCTGCTGTACTGATTTTCACTAACCCAAAACTGAAGCAGGCGTTTAACCAGctgcttaaaagaaaaaaatctcttGAAGGTTGAGCCAAAtgtgcattttgaaaaataatgagATTGCTTGACATACTTAATTTTAGAAAACCAAAGTAGCTGGCAGAGGAACTGGAACAGGTATAGTAAAGGGAAATTTCACCCTTCCATATTCTAACAGTCCTGATTGAAACCAGTTTTTTTGGACCCATTATTAACAGGGATTGTATgggatggagatggagaggaAGAAAAGCTCCCTTTAATGCAAAAGAAGCTTCTTATTGGTGCGTCTCTGTGTGAATCCAAATAACTTAATGACAGGATAAATAAAGTCTCTTCCCTCATGCCATGCCACTTTCTAGTTTAGAAGCTCTTATGTTGGATATTTAGTTTTCTTTTAAAGTATGGCAGGGCAAACGCCACAACAAAGAACACACTTATTTTGGTTCACAATTGGTCATCCATCTCAAAGAGAATATTCTTCATGTGGCAAAAACTGATGCACCCTCCACCCACTGCAGGACCATTCACTGGATTTCTGAATTGAAATAGTGATGTGAAAATGGCAAAGTATAACTCTAAGAAATGCAGTCACTGAACGGATGCACAGGAGGCAAAGAATAATGGAAATCAGAGTGTGATCAAACTCTGTCTGGTGGCAATTCATAACCTCAGGGTTTGGAGAACAGAATTGTgacatttaaaattgtattgaaacAGATACAGCAATTGACAAGATGCAGGCAAACTAATTGCGTAGGCATTGCAGTTCTGTTGTGTTTTCAGCTTTGTAAAATGATTTATTTAACCTACTTTATAAAGGACCTATCACTGGACCTAGCAGTGCTTTTGTGAAGTAGATTTTATCTATCTGGACAATGGTTGATGTTTCTTACACATGTTAGTTCACTGCCTGATTCTGCAGCTTGACTCTAGCAGACTAGCCATCTTTGACTGGTCTGGCAGCTACAGCCTATAAGTTGACCATAGTAGTTGGTGGCCAGGACACCTCCCCATTAGATTACTGCAAGCTTTCTATATtagagtatggtgatcagatcatgatatgaataaacgtaacagtttaaataatgcaccagtaaggccttttcgcgaaccatcatgagaatttcggggggggggggggctgaagcccctcaagcccctccccccctccccccggctacatgcctgcagggAATAATAAAGAATGTGGTGCAGTGAGAAGATTTCTCAATTCCTAAATCCTGTGTGTTACATATTGCATTGTTTCAttgtctggcaccacgagatgcagagccaatcttaagaaatggggctacaaagttgaatccacgacatgcgagtgtggagaggagcaaaccacagaccacctgctgcaatgcaacctgagccctgccacatgcacaatggaggaccttcttgcggcaacaccagaggcactccaagtggccaggactggtcaaagaacatttaatcaactaccaagtttgcaaaatttgtgggtttttttatctgtttgtttgttttgttttgttagaaatgtaatacaatggtatggttgccgatgacacgataaataaataaataaataaattgtccgcACCTAtaccaccccccacccaccccagtcCTCACATATACAAACGGCTTGAAGCATTGTCCGATGTTCATTCCTGGCATCCAGCTCCAATGTTTTCAAATCAAGACATGCAGAGATCAGAAAAGAATCAGAAGTTGACTGCTTCAGTGATCAAAGAAGGATGCCAGCAGAAATAGCCAGATTTGacatgctctttgtttacagacaTTGACATTGCATAGACATTCAACAATAATTGACATTGCTCTGATTGGTACAAATTACAATTCACTGTATTTTTGGTTCaaagtatatttattattctcATGTTTTATAGCACATGATTGGGGGAATTTGTGTTGTGGGAAGCTTAATAAAGTTTGTACTGCAGGAAAACCTGAGTCGTGTGTTGTGTCtgagtacttacttaggcgatccctcgtagtccgaggatgatggtcctccaagattggTAACCTGGGGGTGTATGcgaaggtggctgtggagccctattcttgatctgcatcttctcctgcagtgagggcatcagtttccaggtgggagaCGGTCctggttggagttggcttgacacgccttcctcttggcacgtttctctctttcgccctccattcgtgcctcttcaaattctgcagcactgctggtcacagctgactgccaattggagcgctcaagggccagggcttcccagttctcagtgtctatgccagagtttttaaggttggctttgagcccatctttaaatctcttttcctgtccaccaacatttcattttccattcttgagtttggagtagagcaactgctttgggagacggtggtcgggcatccggacaacgtggccagtccagcggagttgatggcggaggaccatcgcttcaatgctggtggtctttgcttctcccagcacgCTGACaattgtccacttgtcttcccaggagatttgcaggattttccggaggcagctctgatggaatcgttccaggagctgcatgtgacatctgtagactgttcatgtctcacaggcgtatagtagggttgggaggacaatagctttataaacaagcaccttggtatccctacggatgtcccagtcctcaaacactctctgcttcattcggaacaatgctgcactcgcagagctcaggcagtgttgaattttggTGTCTGAGTATGCTCCCTTTAACCTGGCAGGGACTTCCTGGGTGAGGAACTGGGTGTGGTTGAGGACAAAGATCAGTGGTTGCTATTGGGAGGAGTGGTCCTGGGATGATGAGACTTCCTTGATGAGACAATAGATATCAGGGCGGAATAGTCCACTGAAGGAatggggggaggaggagtggaTTGGATTCCAGTTACTATCAGTTTTTTCAACATCTGTAGTTTGCAAtggcaggaaaataataatacaaatagtgCCTTCTTCTGCCATTGTAAACAGGGGAGTGGGTAAGCTATTGAAGAAAATGGTAGAAACAAATAGATAAAGCATCTAAATCCTGACCATGTTTTTAATTGAGCTGGTAGGTTACTaatttggcttttttaaaaaaatgaaaaataataggGCAAACTATATGACAAATACTGGGTTTTTCCGTCCACCTAAAAGAGAATGCTCTGCAACTGATTATGACCAAGTCCACACATAATCTCTTTAGAATTTAAAATTACTAAATTGAAGCTATCACATTTTGAATATATCATGATACTACAAGACGTGGTAATGCTTTGAAACACTGAAAGCAATAGAAAAGGAAGGCCACATTAAGGATGGATTTATTCAATAAAAGAGAGTCCagctgagtttgcaagacctgaacaatGTTATTCAAGACCTGGGATCATGCAGGTATCTTTTTTCATTAGGTCTACATAAGTCAAGGACAACTTGATAGCAAAGAACAGCAACTATTTATTGGACTTGTGAATGCCACCACTCAGCAACACATCTTATGACActaaggaggcttctctcaatttATTCCTTGATAATGAAGGATGTTGTCAAATTTTGCCAAAGTGTCTAAAGCTAGTTCATGGGACTATGTTGTAAATGTACAAATTGATATTAAacacagaaatggaaaatgacaaATCCAGAGAAAGGACAAATAAGCGATCCATTGATTCACCACTGTAACTTAGGGCTTATCAAACAAATGGTGTGCACGTATGCTACTTTTCCAGTTAAGAATCAAGCCAGAAATAATAGCAGAGTAAGAGGGAATAGTGGGAAATGGAAGCCAATGCTTCCTGGATCTACATAAAATTCCCTATTTTAGAAAATGAAATTGTAGAAGAGTTTGGAGCAGAAGCACTGTGGCCCTGTCATCTGCCAACCTTTTATAGGTGTGCATAACATGGAGACTTTACACTAAGATTTCTCTTTCATTTTAAACATAATGGAATGAAATCCTTAATACAATATTTTGTCAATTGTAGATATGTAATGTTTCTATTCACTAGCAATAGGCACATACATGTTATACGGTTCACATGAACTAGGAAGAATCTACAAGGTTTCAAAGTTAGCATTTTGTAACAATTGTGGAATGTCCATAATATTGCACAGCCATAAACTATTTTACATTGCAATGCTAAAAAGCATATGCTTTCTGTGTTACGCCTTTTTAGATTGTGTGGGCTTATAAGGTTGGACTTTTGAAAAAACTCATTGTGTGAAAAAATACCATGAGTCTCTTTGACCCAGGAGCTAGGAAAGAATGAtgtacattaattaattaatgtgtttCAGAATGTATAAATTACTCAGCATTTCTTTAATTGCTAAAAGAATTGATGTCTCAGGATTAACCAGAGAGGTCACTGTTATTGAGGAGCAGTAACAGGGTGCTAAGACTATTGCATCTAGGTTTTTAGTAGCCTGATGAGGTTTTGATGACAGTTGGAGGTTGGTGGATGAAGATAGTTTGTACATACTGTGTTAGTATGTGTACTGTTACTGCAACTTAAGTACTACTGGTTAATTTTTCTGCAgaatgttgaccatagagttgtgctggaggacctcatGATTTCTAGAGAtataaaaaaaccactttaattt
This genomic interval from Anolis sagrei isolate rAnoSag1 chromosome 2, rAnoSag1.mat, whole genome shotgun sequence contains the following:
- the LOC132765595 gene encoding taste receptor type 2 member 9-like, whose translation is MPSLQIFVFLLAVADLVLAGLISNGFIATVTIREWTKCRRLASSEEIFLSLALSNICSTVLSILYFWGTYNNFPLFKIFPATFFAAVTRFWFTAWLCVFYCIKIVNSTHAFFLWCKMRISWLIPRLLIGSLALSFFVSFISVRIFPIELQSNTTANATSITQVKLKDYLGPFRLLFLIIGSGSPLIVVLFCSIMVIASLSRHVCRMASTTSSFKDLQTEAHIKAVRIVIFLLFLYVSYFMAQTISLVAQVVDMERTFISVVMIMYSPAQAAVLIFTNPKLKQAFNQLLKRKKSLEGTNRHIRRMRSEKSSFRSIQAEAHVKAAQTMLSLLFIYVLFYVGETLNTSISFGDGQQFSDVFVVLLYSHAQAAILVLVNSKLKRTATQILLRISQEQCRHFACLQT